A genomic segment from Amia ocellicauda isolate fAmiCal2 chromosome 13, fAmiCal2.hap1, whole genome shotgun sequence encodes:
- the LOC136766894 gene encoding leucine-rich repeat and immunoglobulin-like domain-containing nogo receptor-interacting protein 2 — protein MVDCISKVMLHTAISCWQPFLGLALLIICIGSAIGCPARCECSAQSKSVICHRKRLLAIPEGIPIETKILDLSKNKLKGVNPDDFASYPLLEELDLSDNIIGNVEPGAFNTLYNMRSLSLKSNRIKLIPLGVFTGLSNLTLLDISDNKIVILLDYMFQDLHNLKSLEVGDNDLVYISHRAFSGLLGLEHLTLEKCNLTAVPTEALSHLHNLVGLRLRYLSINTLHAYSFKKLFRLRHLEIDNWPMLDMFPANTLHGLNLTTLSITHTNLSVVPFIALKHLLYLTHFNLSYNRISSIEAGMFADLVRLQELHMVGAQLVTIEPHAFQGLRALRVLNVSHNRLDTLERSVFQSPEILQTLCLDDNPLVCDCRLLWILQRRRSIYFGENQPECVTPEGVRGKPFREFQETVLSYYVTCTKPKIRENKTQQLFVNEGQTARLFCNADGAPRPTVFWITPRRRLITNKSNGRATVHDNGTLEIKVAEVHDSGTYICVASNAAGNDTYSAAVAVKGLTSDRSLYANRTSLYYTDANNTASNGTNVYNMTFALDLKTILVSTAMGCFTFLGVVLFCFLLLFVWSRGKGKHKNNIDIEYIPRKSNGAVVEGAEQAGPRRFNMKMI, from the coding sequence ATGGTAGACTGCATCAGCAAAGTCATGCTTCACACGGCTATCTCATGCTGGCAGCCATTCCTGGGACTGGCTCTCCTGATCATCTGCATTGGGTCGGCCATAGGGTGCCCGGCCCGTTGTGAGTGCTCGGCGCAGAGCAAGTCGGTCATCTGCCACCGGAAACGCCTCCTGGCCATCCCAGAGGGCATCCCCATCGAAACCAAGATCCTGGACCTCAGCAAGAACAAGTTGAAAGGCGTCAAccctgatgatttcgcctcctaccctctcctggaggagctggacctCAGCGACAACATCATCGGGAACGTGGAGCCCGGGGCCTTCAACACCCTCTACAACATGCGCTCCCTCAGCCTCAAGAGCAACCGGATCAAACTCATTCCCCTGGGGGTGTTCACTGGATTATCCAATCTGACGCTCCTGGATATCAGCGACAACAAAATTGTCATCTTGCTGGATTACATGTTCCAGGATCTGCACAACCTGAAGTCTCTAGAGGTGGGAGACAATGATCTGGTGTATATTTCTCACCGGGCCTTCAGTGGGCTGCTGGGCCTGGAGCACTTGACCCTGGAGAAGTGCAACCTGACTGCCGTGCCCACGGAGGCGCTCTCCCACCTGCACAACCTGGTCGGCCTCCGATTGCGTTACCTCAGCATCAACACTCTGCATGCCTACTCTTTTAAGAAGCTGTTCCGGCTGAGGCACCTGGAGATTGACAACTGGCCCATGTTGGATATGTTCCCCGCAAACACCTTGCACGGCCTCAATCTCACCACGCTGTCCATCACCCACACCAACCTGTCCGTGGTCCCATTCATAGCTCTAAAGCACCTGCTGTATCTCACGCACTTCAACCTCTCCTACAACCGCATCAGCAGCATCGAGGCAGGTATGTTTGCGGATCTAGTGCGTCTCCAGGAACTGCACATGGTAGGAGCCCAGCTGGTTACCATCGAGCCTCATGCCTTCCAAGGCCTGAGGGCGTTGAGAGTCCTAAACGTGTCTCACAACCGGCTGGACACCTTGGAGAGGAGTGTGTTCCAGTCCCCCGAAATCCTGCAGACGCTCTGCCTTGATGACAACCCCCTGGTGTGCGACTGCCGCCTTCTGTGGATACTGCAGAGGAGGCGCTCCATCTACTTTGGAGAGAACCAACCGGAATGCGTCACCCCAGAGGGTGTCAGGGGGAAGCCATTCAGGGAGTTTCAGGAGACAGTCCTGTCATACTATGTAACATGCACAAAGCCAAAAATCAGAGAGAATAAGACACAGCAGCTCTTTGTCAATGAGGGCCAGACCGCAAGATTGTTCTGCAATGCCGACGGGGCACCCCGGCCCACTGTTTTCTGGATTACACCACGTAGACGGCTAATTACAAATAAGTCTAATGGGAGGGCGACAGTTCATGACAATGGCACGCTGGAGATCAAGGTTGCGGAGGTTCATGACAGTGGAACCTATATCTGTGTGGCCAGCAATGCAGCTGGGAACGACACGTACTCCGCAGCTGTGGCGGTGAAAGGCCTCACCAGCGACAGGTCGCTTTATGCGAACAGGACCTCTCTGTATTACACAGACGCAAACAACACGGCTTCAAATGGAACTAATGTGTACAACATGACATTTGCCTTGGACCTCAAGACCATTTTAGTGTCGACGGCAATGGGCTGCTTCACTTTCCtcggagtggttttgttttgcttcctgCTTCTCTTTGTGTGGAGCCGTGGGAAGGGCAAGCATAAAAACAACATTGACATAGAGTATATTCCCAGAAAGTCCAACGGGGCCGTGGTGGAGGGGGCAGAGCAGGCCGGACCCCGGCGGTTTAACATGAAAATGATTTAG